The window CCATCGTCTGGCTGGCAGTAGCGAAAACCTGCGGGGCGATGAACATCTCGCGGCACCTGAATTACGACGATTTTATCCAGCAGGAATTCGGACTTCAGCGCTGGCAGGAACTGGCTGAAAGCCTCACCGATCAAGGCAAGGCGATGGGCGATTACTGGCTGATGCCGGTGCACCCGTGGCAGTGGGAAAACATCATCGTTCCGGTGTTCTACCCGGAGCTGGTCAGCGGCGAAGTGATCCATCTGGGCACCACCAATGACCGGTATCAGGCGCAACAGTCGATCCGCACCCTGGCCAACGTTACGGAGAAAAAGCGGCCTTACGTCAAGCTCGCGCTGAGCATGACCAACACCTCCAGCACGCGAATTCTGGCCCGGCATACGGTGATGAACGGCCCGATCATCACCGACTGGTTGCAGCAGTTGATCGGCAGCGACAGCACCGCCCGCGACCTTGGCTTTGTGATTCTCGGCGAAGTGGTCGGCGTCAGCTTTGACTACGATCACCTGCCTGCCACGCGGATGTCCCAGGCCTACGGCACGATGGGCAGCCTATGGCGCGAGAGCATTCACCAATACCTGCAAGACGACGAGCAAGCGGTGCCGTTCAATGGTTTGAGCTCCGTGGACAACCGCTACGGCAGCGGTGAACAGAAGCCGTTTATCGATGCCTGGATCAAGCAATACGGCCTGCACGCCTGGACCCGCCAACTGCTGCAAGTCGCGGTGTCGCCGATCATCCACATGCTCTACGCCGAAGGCATCGGCATGGAGTCCCATGGGCAGAACATCGTCCTGATCGTGAAGCAGGGCTGGCCGCAACGTATCGCCCTGAAAGACTTCCATGACGGCGTGCGCTATTCGCCGCAACACCTCGGTCGCCCCGAGCTGTGCCCGACCCTGGTGCCGCTGCCCGCCAGCCACGCCAAGCTCAATCGCAACTCGTTCATCCTCACCGACGACCTGGATGCGGTCCGGGATTTTTCCTGTGATTCATTCTTTTTCATCGCCCTGGCCGAGATGGCGATCTTCCTGCATCAGCACTATCAGCTCGAAGAGGCCCTGTTCTGGCAGATGACTGCCGAGGTCATCACTGCTTACCAGGCTGAACATCCGCAACACCGTCCGCGTTATGCCGCGTTTGATGTGTTCGCGCCGTTCTATGAAGTGGAAGAGTTGACCAAGCGCCGCCTGCTGGGCGACGGCGAACGTCGTTTCAAATCGGTGCCGAATCCGTTGCACGCGTTCCGGCCGCAATCATGCTGAGGACCAATCTGCTCAAGCAGAAGCTCAGAACAGGTGAGCCGGTCTACGGCCTGATCAGCTCGATTCCGTCGCCAGCGGCCATCGAACTGATTGCCGAAGCCGGTTTCGATTTCGTGATCATCGATATGGAACACGTGCTGATCAACCCCGAGACCGTGGAGAACATGATCCGCACCGCCGAGAGTTACGCGCTGACCCCGCTGGTGCGAGTGGCGGACCTCAACCCGAAAACCCTGCTGCGCCTGCTCGATGGCGGCGCCCAGGGCATTGTGTTGCCGATGATCGAAGGCCCCGAGCCTTTGGCCGAAAGCATTCGAGCCTGCAAATACCACCCGCAGGGCACCCGCAGCCTGAATGCCGGGCGCCCCGGTGCGTTTGGCAAACACAGCCTGGCGGAGTACGTCGCACTGGCCAACGAGCAAATCATGGTCGTGGCGATGATCGAAAGTGCCGAAGGTGTGCGGCGGGCGGCAGAGATTGCCGCCGTGCCCGGCCTCGACATGATCCTCGAAGGGGCTGCCGATTTGTCGCAATCGATGGGCATGCCCTGGCAGATCGACCGACCGGAGGTGCAGCAAGCGCTGCTCTCCAGTTGGCAAGCGGCGAGTGCCGCAGGCGTGCCGTATTGCGCGATTCCGCGTCAGCCGGGTGACCACCAACGATGGTTGGCGCGCGGCGTAAAAAGTTTTGTTTTGGGTGACGAGCGTGGCATCGCTTTTCGTGCCCTCCAGGCCAAATTGGCCGCCACTTCAGCAGAAGGAAAATAATCGGATGAACTTCACCACAATGGCCGCCGACAAGGTGATGCAGGATCTGGTCGATTGTTTGCTGGCCGAACATTTTTTCGGGACCGAGCCGCTGAACCTGTTGGCGCCCTCGTCATCGGCCGATCAGCCGTTTACCGGGTTGAGCGCCGAACAACGGATCTGGGAATGGCCTATCGATCCCCAAGGTTGCATCGTCATTGCCCTGCGTCCCGGCATTACCCAGCAATGGGAAAAGGTACCGGGCACGCCGGTTTGGGCGCGACAGAATGACCAGCTGACCGCGCTGTCACCCGAGGCTTTCACGACCCAGGTGTTGGCCGGGATGACCGATCGCTACCCGGACAATGAAAAAGGCTTCGCCCTGTTTCTGGATGTGCTGCGCACCAGCGTCCGGCAAACCGAGTTGTCCCTGGCTCATCGTGTCGACAGCGAACGCTTGCTGGAAAAGAGCAACGCGGACTTCTTCCTGGCGATGGAGCAGTGGGCTTCGCTGCGTGATCGTCCCTACCATCCGCTGGCCAAAGCCAAGCAGGGTTTGGACGACGTCGAATATCAGCAATACCAGGCGGAATTCGCCCGGCCGGTGGCACTCAATTGGATCGCGGTCGACCGCACGTTGCTGCAATGCGGCGGCGGTGTGACTGACCTGGCGCAGAGCTATCCCGCCCAGTACCTGTTGCCGCCGCCGTTGCAGGCCAACTTGCAACAAGAGTTGCAGCAGCGGGGCATTGCCCACAGCCACATCGCGCTGCCGGTGCACCCGTGGCAGTTCGAACATGTGCTGGAGGCGCAACTCGGCGACGCGTTCGCCAAGGGTGACTGCCATCGCCTGGACTTCAGCGACGCTGATTTCTTCGCCACTTCGTCGTTGCGCTCGATGACGCCGTGCTTCAACAGTGCCGATTACCTCAAGTTGCCGATGGCGATCTATTCGCTGGGCGCTTCGCGTTATCTGCCCGCGGTGAAAATGATCAACGGCGGCTTGAGTGAGGCGTTGCTGCGCCAGGCACTGGGCAAGGATCAAACCCTGCAGCAGTCGCTGCACCTATGCGACGAAACCAAATGGTGGGCATTCATGCCGCCAGACGCGACGCTGTTTGACGAAGCGCCGCGTCACCTGTCGGCCATGGTGCGCGGCTATCCGCCCGCGCTGCTGGAAGATTCGGATACCCGACTGGTGCCCATGGCCGCCCTCGGCACGCCGTTGCCCGGAAGCAATCAACACTTCTTCGATGACTGGATGGCCTACCGTCAACTGCCGGCCAACGCCGCGTCGGTGATGACCCTGTTCCGCGAGCTGTGCCACAGCTTCTTCGATATCAACCTGCGGATGTTCCGCATCGGCATGCTGGGTGAAATTCACGGGCAGAACGCGGTGCTGGTGTGGAAGGCCGGTTACGCCCAGGGCTTGCTGTTGCGCGATCACGATTCGTTGCGCATCTTCGTGCCATGGCTGGAACGCAACGGCCTGGCCGACCCGGCTTACCGGTTGAAGAAGGGGCACGCCAACACGCTGTACCACGATCGCCCCGAAGACTTGTTGTTCTGGTTGCAGACACTGGGTATTCAGGTCAACCTCCGCGCCATCATCGATACGCTGGCTGAGGTCTACGCATTGCCGGCCACTCAATTGTGGAAGGCGATGGGCGAAGTGCTCAACGAGTTGATCGATACAATCGAATTTGATGCCGAGGCGCGGATCATGATCAAGCACCAGTTATTCGAATCGCCGCACTGGCCGCAGAAATTGCTGCTCACCCCGATGATCGAACGCGCGGGCGGCCCCGGCAGCATGCCGTTTGGCAAAGGCCATGTGGTCAACCCGTTTCACAGGCTCGATCGTAATGCCTGAACCGCGACATGAACCCTCCAGGCGCACGCTGTTGCGCCTGTCCCTGGGGGCGCTCGCCCTCAGGTTTTCTGCGCCGGCGTGGGCCGCGGCCGACACCGCGCCGCTGCGGGTGGTCACCCTGTTTCAGGGCGCCACCGACTGCGCCGTGATGTTGGGCGTGACCCCGTGTGGCGTGGTTGATTCCTGGAGCGAAAAACCGACCTATCGCTATTTGCGCACGGCACTGGACCAGGTGCCCCATGTCGGACTGGAGACCCAGCCCAGCCTTGAAGACATCGCGCTGCTCAAGCCGGACTTGATCGTTGCCTCGCGCTTTCGCCATGAGCGCATTGCGCCGTTACTCAAGCAGATCGCCCCGGTGCTGATGCTGGAGGAAGTGTTCGAGTTCAAAAAGACCCTGGCGCTGATGGGCGCTGCATTACACCAGCAACAGAGGGCCGACGAGATTTTGAATCGATGGCAGCAGCGCGTGGCACAGCTGTGCGAGCAACTGCGGCAGACATTTGCCGGACGCTGGCCACCCACGGTGTCGATTCTGGACATCCGCGAAGACCACATCCGCAGTTACCTGCCGGCGAGTTTTCCGGGCTCGGTGCTCACCGAGCTGGGGTTCAACTGGAGTGACAGCAGCCGGGAGGCGAGCGGGGTGTCGATCAAGCTCACCAGCAAGGAAAGCCTTGCCGTGGTGAATGCCGATATCTTTTTTGTCTTCCTGCGTGCGCAAAACGCGGCGGTGCAGCGTAACTACGAGAGCCTGGTGCAACACCCGTTGTGGAAGCAGATGCGTGCCCCGCAGCAAGGACAGGTGTGGCAGGTCGATGGCGTCGCGTGGAGTCTGTCGGGCGGGATGTTGGGGGCTAACCTGATGCTCGATGACGTGGCCCGCGTGGCCGCCGCGCAGGTGGCTTCATGAGTCCGGGAGTAAAGCTGTGCAGCGCCGGTGTTGTGTTGCTGCTGTGCTGCGTGTTGAGCCTGGCGGTCGGTGCCACCTGGATTCCACTGCCACAGATTGCCGCGGCGTTTGTCGATCCTGACCCGTTGAGCATCAATCATGTGCTGGTGACCACTACGCGCCTGTCACGAACCCTGATGGCGATTTCCGTAGGCGCCAGCCTGGCGGTCGCGGGCGCACTGATGCAGGCACTGACCCGCAATCCGCTGGCATCACCCGGACTGTTCGGGATCAATGCCGGTGCGACTTTTTTTATCATCCTGTTTTCCTCGATCTTCTCGCTGTCATCCCCGGATGCCTGGCTATGGTCGGCGTTCATTGGCGCTGGCGTGGCGGGTTGCCTGGTGTGGCTGATCGGCAACATGGGGCAAGGCAGTCTCAGTCCGCTGCGCATCGTGCTGGCAGGCGCGGCGATCGCCGCGTTGTTCTCCGCTTTCAGCCAGGCGCTGCTGGTGGTGAATCAGGATGGCCTGGACACGGTGCTGTTCTGGATGGCCGGTTCGTTGACCGAACGCAGCCTGTCGACCGCTGCGCCGTTGTTGCTGTGCGCGGTGCTCGGGTTGGCGGGGGCGCTGTTGCTGGCCGGGCAGCTCAATGTGCTGAACGCCGGGGAAGAGATTGCCACGGGGTTGGGGCAGCGAACCGGCCTGATCCGGCTGCTGATGAGCGTGCTGGTGATCTGCCTTGCGGGTAGCGCAGTGGCATTGGCCGGCAGCATTGGTTTCATCGGCCTTCTGGTACCGCACATGGTGCGCAAGGGGTTGTCCATCGACCATCGCTGGTTGCTGCCCGGTTGTGCGCTGCTCGGCGCGATTCTGCTGCTGTTGGCGGATACGCTGTCGCGGGTTTTGATCCTGCCTCAGGAGGTGCCGGTAGGCGTGATGACGGCGCTGTTCGGCGCACCGTTTTTTATCATGTTGGCCCGGCGTGGAGGTCGTTATGGATAAGGTGGTGACCTGGCGCCGGGGCGGGTATTCCCGGCGGGTCAACCTCTCCACGTGGCTGCGGTTGGCCGCGGCGCTGCTGCTGACGGTGCTGGTGATGCTCGGCTCGTTGTCGCTGGGGAAAGTCATCCTCTCACCCCTCGAGGTGATACGAATCCTGTTTTCCACTCAGGACGCCAGCCTGACGTTGATCGTCGAGCAACTGCGCTTTCCCCGTATTGTCCTGGCGGCGCTGGTGGGCGCTGCGTTGTCGGTGTCCGGGCTGATCCTGCAAAGCATCATCCGCAACCCGCTGGCATCGCCGGACCTGCTGGGCATCACCAGCGGTGCCAGTGCAGCTGCCGTGCTTTATCTGTCGTTGTTGTCCGCGACGCTGGGGCAACAATTCTTGCCCTTGGCCGCGATGCTCGGTGCGGCGTTGGCGACACTGGCCATTTATCTGCTGGCCTGGAAGCAGGGGGCCTCACCGCTGCGACTGGTGCTGATCGGTGTGGGCGTCTCGGCGATGTTGACGGCCGCGACCACCTTCATTCTGGTGTTCAGTCCGCTGACCACCACCCTGTCGGCCTACGTCTGGCTGACCGGCAGTGTGTACGGCGCCAGTTGGCCCGAACCGCTGGCGCTGGCTGGCTGGTTGTTGGGCATTTGTCCGCTGCTCGTGCTGCTGGCCCGTCAAGTGATGGTGCAACAGTTGGATGACCATCTGGCCCAGGGCATCGGTGTGCGCGTGCAATGGCTGCGGGCCGGTTTGTTGCTGGTGAGTGTGGCGTTGGCCGGTGCGGCCATTGCCTGGGGTGGCGCGATTGCGTTTGTCGGGCTGATCGCGCCGCATATTGCCAAGCGCCTGGTAGCCCCCGGTTTCGCTGGGCAGGCCGTGATGGCAGCCCTGATTGGCGCAAACCTGGTGATGCTGGCGGACCTGGTCGGACGCACGCTGTTCCTGCCCCTGGATTTGCCGGCCGGGATCTTCGTCGCGGTGCTGGGCACGCCCTTTTTTCTCTATTTGTTGATCAAACAGCGTCATTAAGGAATTCAACGTATGACGTCGATTGCAAGTCGCGGCCTGACCCTGAGTTATCAGCGCCAGGTGATTATTGACGCGCTGGACATGCAACTGCCCAAGGGCAAGATCTCGGTACTTATTGGCAGTAACGGCTGCGGCAAAAGTACCTTGCTCAAATCCTTCGCCCGACTGTTGAAACCGCAGCAAGGCTCGGTGATTCTCAACGGCGTGGATATCCAGCAAAAATCCACGGCGGCGGTGGCGCGCGAGTTGGCTATCCTGCCTCAGACACCAATGGCGCCCGAGGGCATTACCGTTCGCCAGCTCGTGGCCCTGGGCCGATACCCTTATCAAAGCTGGATGCAACAGTGGTCGGCCGAGGATGAAACCATGGTCAATCGCGCATTGACGCAGACCAGTCTGCAAGCGCTGGCGGATCGGCCGGTGGATGCCTTGTCCGGCGGGCAGCGCCAGCGTGCGTGGATCGCCATGACCCTGGCCCAGGACACCGGCATCGTGCTGCTGGACGAGCCGACGACCTTCCTCGACCTGGCTCATCAGATTGAAGTGCTGGACCTGCTGCGCGACCTCAACCGGCTCGAGAACAAAACCATCATCATGGTGCTTCACGACCTCAACCTGGCCTGTCGTTATGCCGATCATATGGTGGCGGTGCATGAGCGTACGGCATTTGCCCAAGGCCGGCCTGAGGACGTCTTGACTCAGGCACTGGTCAAAACCGTGTTCGACCTCAACTGCAGGATTATTCCTGATCCGTTCTTCGGTACGCCGATGTGCATTCCGTTTGGTCGGGAATTGCCGCAATGAGTCTGGCTCGCCACTTCACCGCACAAGAATGGAACGTGCTGGGCGGTGGGTTGCGGTTGAAGGACTGCGCCGAACGTGACCCATTACGCTCGCTGATGGCGCGTGACCTGTTGCAGGAAGAAGTGTGCGAGCGTTTGCTGGACGCATTGGGCCCGGTCATTGGCTCACCGTCGCGGAAAATCACTGCCTCGCTGCTGGGCAAACGCCTGTCGTTCCTGGCCACCGGCGCCTGTTTGTACGCCATGTCGGTGTACGACAAAGGACTGCTGCTGACGCTGGACAACACGGTGGTCGAATACGGCCACGATGACGGGCTGTGGACGTCTTCGATGCCGCTGGCTCATTCCCTGCCGCTGACGTACGGCGCAGGTGAGCGCGAGGCCTGGCGGGAAGCCGTGGTGCAGTCACTGTTTGCCGGGCTGCTGAAGCCGCTGTGGCAAACCTTCAACCGGGTGAGTGGTGTTTCACGGCGCATCTTGTGGGAAAACACCGCCGTGCGCGTGTATTCGTTGTATGAAAAACGCATGGCGAAAATCGATGATCCATCGATACGCGAGCGCTATGAAGCCGACTTCAGGTGGTTGCTGACCCAAGCAGAACCTGCGCTGTTCGGCCTTGATTACAACCCGCTGAGCCATTTCCGCCGACCGCCGACACTCGTCGACGAGGGGCAGCGCAGCATTCGCTTTCGACGAACCTGTTGCTTCTATTACCTGGCTACCGAGCCCGCTGAATATTGTTCGACCTGCCCACTGCTGCGTCCCGGGAAATGCCGATGAGTTATCAGATCAACCCTCGCCAGCAGCTCGTTACCCCGGAGCTGCTCAACGCCTACCAGTCGATCCCTTCGTCGACCATCGGCCATTTTTCCGATCGGGGCTTCCTGCGCGGGATCAAGCCGCTGTTCAACGACATCCGTATGGTCGGCACTGTCGTCACCGTCAAAGTCTTCCCGCCGGATGGCAGCATTTTGCGTGAAGCGCTGTTGCTGAGTGAGCCGGGCGACGTGCTGGTGATCGAATGTGTGAACGACCAGGAGTGTGGCTGTTGGGGCGAACTGCGCACCCTGGCCGGATTGATCAAAGGGTTGGCCGGGGTGGTGGTGTCGGGTGCGGTCACGGATGTCAGTGCATTGCGCCGCCATGGGTTGCCGATCTTTTGCCGGGACGTCAGTTCGTACACGACTCGCGGCATTGGCGCTCATGGGGAAGTCAATCAGTCGATCAATGTGGGCGGGGTTCAGGTACAGCCTGGGGATCTGGCCGTTGGTGATGATGACGGTGTCTACATCCTTGAGGCCCGGCGTGCGGCCGAGCTGCTTCCCGAACTCCTGGCCAAAGAGCAAATGGACCAGCAGCGCAGGGCCGAATTCTTGCAGAGGCTCAATCAGCGAAGGGGCTGATTTCCCGAGCGGAAATGAAAAGGGGCAACTGTGCAGTTGCCCCTTTTTTGCGTCGGTCGGTCAGAAGCCGAGTTTGTCGCGCAATCCGTAATACCAGGCGCCCAACGCAGCGAATGGTGTACGCAGCAGTTGTCCGCCGGGGAACGGGTAGTGGGGCAGGTCGGCAAACGCATCGAAACGCTCGGCCTGACCACGCAACGCTTCGGCCAGGACCTTGCCTGCCAGGTGGGTGTACGTCACGCCATGGCCGCTGCAACCCTGGGAATAGTAGATGTTGTCGCCCAAGCGTCCGACTTGGGGAAGTCGCGACAAGGTCAGCAGGAAATTACCGGTCCAGGCGTAATCGATCTTCACGTCCTTGAGCTGCGGGAAGGCCTTGAGCATCTTCGGCCGAATAATCGCCTCGATGTTCGCCGGATCCCGCGCGCCGTATACCACTCCACCGCCGAAGACCAGGCGCTTGTCGCCGGTCAAACGGTAGTAGTCGAGCAGATAGTTGCAGTCCTCGACGCAGTAATCCTGCGGCAACAGGCTCTTGGCCAATGCGTCGCCCAAGGGTTCAGTGGTGATCACCTGAGTCCCGCAGGGCATCGATTTGGCGGCCAGTTCCGGCACCAGATTACCGAGATACGCGTTGCCCGCAACGATGATGAACTTGGCCCTGACCTTGCCCTGAGGTGTATGCACTACCGGATTCGCGCCGCGCTCGATACGCACCGCCGGCGATTGCTCATAAATGGTGCCGCCCAGCGACTCCGCAGCTGCCGCTTCGCCCAGCGCCAGGTTCAGCGGATGAATATGCCCGCCACTCATGTCGAGCAGGCCGCCGATGTATTGATCGCACGCGACCACTTCACGGATGCGACGCTGATCCATCAATTCGAGTTGGTTATGACCGAACCGCTCCCACAGACGCTTCTGGGATTCCAGATGGCCCATCTGCTTGGCGGTAATGGCGGCAAAAACACCGCCGTCCTTCAAGTCGCACTGGATATTATATTTGGCAACCCGTTCACGAATGATCCGCCCACCTTCGAACGCCATCTGCCCCAGCAACTGAGCCTGCTTGGGACCGACACTGCGCTCGATCACATCGATGTCGCGGCTATAACTGTTTACGATCTGGCCACCGTTACGCCCCGACGCACCAAAACCTACCTTCGCCGCTTCAAGCACCGTGACCCGGAAACCGTTTTCCAGCAGAAACAGGGCAGAGGACAGGCCGGTGTAACCGGCACCGATCACACAGACGTCAGTCTCTACGTCATCCTGCAAAGCCGGGCGCGGCGGAACCGCATTGGCCGATGCGGCGTAATAGGATTCCGGGTAGGGGGTGTTCGCCATCCTGCAGCCTCTGTTTAATATATTTTACGAGTTGTATCGATCCTACCCGAGATAAAAATCGACCGCCAGCCACCGCAAAATCTTCTTTGCAGCCGCAAAATTAAATATTTTGCATATTCATAGGGTTAGCTCGAAAAAAGGTGTTGACACCCCTTCGGAATTCCGTAGAATGCCGCCTCACAGCAGGCACGTAGCTCAGTTGGTTAGAGCACCACCTTGACATGGTGGGGGTCGTTGGTTCGAGTCCAATCGCGCCTACCAAACAAAATCCGCTCTGCTGGGCGGTCTAGAAGGGCTCACCGAAAGGTGGGCCCTTTTTTGTTGCCTGCGATTTGCAAAACTCCCACCTCAAAACGTCAACTCAACGCCCACCTCCAGGCAGGCTTTGGATTTGGCTTGTTGTATCTACCCTGTGA of the Pseudomonas frederiksbergensis genome contains:
- a CDS encoding IucA/IucC family protein, encoding MATSSQATQQAADSAPGVWLATADPRHYQQVEQRVVGQLLQTLLYENVLPYRHSPLDGGQYRFVVSGIDAQQQPVEYHCNGLLSESFELIRVDYASLERVDALGARRRPHLHQALAELLSELQDSPHLPRFTHELEQTMLKDLQSRSQGYQAAKPSHQLDVDALEQHFMDAHSYHPCYKSRIGFSLKDNASYGPEFAAPVAIVWLAVAKTCGAMNISRHLNYDDFIQQEFGLQRWQELAESLTDQGKAMGDYWLMPVHPWQWENIIVPVFYPELVSGEVIHLGTTNDRYQAQQSIRTLANVTEKKRPYVKLALSMTNTSSTRILARHTVMNGPIITDWLQQLIGSDSTARDLGFVILGEVVGVSFDYDHLPATRMSQAYGTMGSLWRESIHQYLQDDEQAVPFNGLSSVDNRYGSGEQKPFIDAWIKQYGLHAWTRQLLQVAVSPIIHMLYAEGIGMESHGQNIVLIVKQGWPQRIALKDFHDGVRYSPQHLGRPELCPTLVPLPASHAKLNRNSFILTDDLDAVRDFSCDSFFFIALAEMAIFLHQHYQLEEALFWQMTAEVITAYQAEHPQHRPRYAAFDVFAPFYEVEELTKRRLLGDGERRFKSVPNPLHAFRPQSC
- a CDS encoding HpcH/HpaI aldolase family protein; protein product: MLRTNLLKQKLRTGEPVYGLISSIPSPAAIELIAEAGFDFVIIDMEHVLINPETVENMIRTAESYALTPLVRVADLNPKTLLRLLDGGAQGIVLPMIEGPEPLAESIRACKYHPQGTRSLNAGRPGAFGKHSLAEYVALANEQIMVVAMIESAEGVRRAAEIAAVPGLDMILEGAADLSQSMGMPWQIDRPEVQQALLSSWQAASAAGVPYCAIPRQPGDHQRWLARGVKSFVLGDERGIAFRALQAKLAATSAEGK
- a CDS encoding IucA/IucC family protein, which codes for MNFTTMAADKVMQDLVDCLLAEHFFGTEPLNLLAPSSSADQPFTGLSAEQRIWEWPIDPQGCIVIALRPGITQQWEKVPGTPVWARQNDQLTALSPEAFTTQVLAGMTDRYPDNEKGFALFLDVLRTSVRQTELSLAHRVDSERLLEKSNADFFLAMEQWASLRDRPYHPLAKAKQGLDDVEYQQYQAEFARPVALNWIAVDRTLLQCGGGVTDLAQSYPAQYLLPPPLQANLQQELQQRGIAHSHIALPVHPWQFEHVLEAQLGDAFAKGDCHRLDFSDADFFATSSLRSMTPCFNSADYLKLPMAIYSLGASRYLPAVKMINGGLSEALLRQALGKDQTLQQSLHLCDETKWWAFMPPDATLFDEAPRHLSAMVRGYPPALLEDSDTRLVPMAALGTPLPGSNQHFFDDWMAYRQLPANAASVMTLFRELCHSFFDINLRMFRIGMLGEIHGQNAVLVWKAGYAQGLLLRDHDSLRIFVPWLERNGLADPAYRLKKGHANTLYHDRPEDLLFWLQTLGIQVNLRAIIDTLAEVYALPATQLWKAMGEVLNELIDTIEFDAEARIMIKHQLFESPHWPQKLLLTPMIERAGGPGSMPFGKGHVVNPFHRLDRNA
- a CDS encoding ABC transporter substrate-binding protein, with protein sequence MPEPRHEPSRRTLLRLSLGALALRFSAPAWAAADTAPLRVVTLFQGATDCAVMLGVTPCGVVDSWSEKPTYRYLRTALDQVPHVGLETQPSLEDIALLKPDLIVASRFRHERIAPLLKQIAPVLMLEEVFEFKKTLALMGAALHQQQRADEILNRWQQRVAQLCEQLRQTFAGRWPPTVSILDIREDHIRSYLPASFPGSVLTELGFNWSDSSREASGVSIKLTSKESLAVVNADIFFVFLRAQNAAVQRNYESLVQHPLWKQMRAPQQGQVWQVDGVAWSLSGGMLGANLMLDDVARVAAAQVAS
- a CDS encoding FecCD family ABC transporter permease, with translation MSPGVKLCSAGVVLLLCCVLSLAVGATWIPLPQIAAAFVDPDPLSINHVLVTTTRLSRTLMAISVGASLAVAGALMQALTRNPLASPGLFGINAGATFFIILFSSIFSLSSPDAWLWSAFIGAGVAGCLVWLIGNMGQGSLSPLRIVLAGAAIAALFSAFSQALLVVNQDGLDTVLFWMAGSLTERSLSTAAPLLLCAVLGLAGALLLAGQLNVLNAGEEIATGLGQRTGLIRLLMSVLVICLAGSAVALAGSIGFIGLLVPHMVRKGLSIDHRWLLPGCALLGAILLLLADTLSRVLILPQEVPVGVMTALFGAPFFIMLARRGGRYG
- a CDS encoding FecCD family ABC transporter permease, producing the protein MDKVVTWRRGGYSRRVNLSTWLRLAAALLLTVLVMLGSLSLGKVILSPLEVIRILFSTQDASLTLIVEQLRFPRIVLAALVGAALSVSGLILQSIIRNPLASPDLLGITSGASAAAVLYLSLLSATLGQQFLPLAAMLGAALATLAIYLLAWKQGASPLRLVLIGVGVSAMLTAATTFILVFSPLTTTLSAYVWLTGSVYGASWPEPLALAGWLLGICPLLVLLARQVMVQQLDDHLAQGIGVRVQWLRAGLLLVSVALAGAAIAWGGAIAFVGLIAPHIAKRLVAPGFAGQAVMAALIGANLVMLADLVGRTLFLPLDLPAGIFVAVLGTPFFLYLLIKQRH
- a CDS encoding ABC transporter ATP-binding protein, producing MTSIASRGLTLSYQRQVIIDALDMQLPKGKISVLIGSNGCGKSTLLKSFARLLKPQQGSVILNGVDIQQKSTAAVARELAILPQTPMAPEGITVRQLVALGRYPYQSWMQQWSAEDETMVNRALTQTSLQALADRPVDALSGGQRQRAWIAMTLAQDTGIVLLDEPTTFLDLAHQIEVLDLLRDLNRLENKTIIMVLHDLNLACRYADHMVAVHERTAFAQGRPEDVLTQALVKTVFDLNCRIIPDPFFGTPMCIPFGRELPQ
- a CDS encoding IucA/IucC family C-terminal-domain containing protein, which translates into the protein MSLARHFTAQEWNVLGGGLRLKDCAERDPLRSLMARDLLQEEVCERLLDALGPVIGSPSRKITASLLGKRLSFLATGACLYAMSVYDKGLLLTLDNTVVEYGHDDGLWTSSMPLAHSLPLTYGAGEREAWREAVVQSLFAGLLKPLWQTFNRVSGVSRRILWENTAVRVYSLYEKRMAKIDDPSIRERYEADFRWLLTQAEPALFGLDYNPLSHFRRPPTLVDEGQRSIRFRRTCCFYYLATEPAEYCSTCPLLRPGKCR
- a CDS encoding RraA family protein — translated: MSYQINPRQQLVTPELLNAYQSIPSSTIGHFSDRGFLRGIKPLFNDIRMVGTVVTVKVFPPDGSILREALLLSEPGDVLVIECVNDQECGCWGELRTLAGLIKGLAGVVVSGAVTDVSALRRHGLPIFCRDVSSYTTRGIGAHGEVNQSINVGGVQVQPGDLAVGDDDGVYILEARRAAELLPELLAKEQMDQQRRAEFLQRLNQRRG
- a CDS encoding NAD(P)/FAD-dependent oxidoreductase, which gives rise to MANTPYPESYYAASANAVPPRPALQDDVETDVCVIGAGYTGLSSALFLLENGFRVTVLEAAKVGFGASGRNGGQIVNSYSRDIDVIERSVGPKQAQLLGQMAFEGGRIIRERVAKYNIQCDLKDGGVFAAITAKQMGHLESQKRLWERFGHNQLELMDQRRIREVVACDQYIGGLLDMSGGHIHPLNLALGEAAAAESLGGTIYEQSPAVRIERGANPVVHTPQGKVRAKFIIVAGNAYLGNLVPELAAKSMPCGTQVITTEPLGDALAKSLLPQDYCVEDCNYLLDYYRLTGDKRLVFGGGVVYGARDPANIEAIIRPKMLKAFPQLKDVKIDYAWTGNFLLTLSRLPQVGRLGDNIYYSQGCSGHGVTYTHLAGKVLAEALRGQAERFDAFADLPHYPFPGGQLLRTPFAALGAWYYGLRDKLGF